In a genomic window of Cuculus canorus isolate bCucCan1 chromosome 4, bCucCan1.pri, whole genome shotgun sequence:
- the ADD1 gene encoding alpha-adducin isoform X11 — MNGDSGVGVVTSPPPTTAPHKERYFDRVDENNPEYLRERNMAPDLRQDFNMMEQKKRVSMILQSPAFCEELESMIQEQFKKGKNPTGLLALQQIADFMTTNVPNVYPAAPQGGMAALNMSLGMVTPVNDLRGSDSIAYEKGEKLLRCKLAAFYRLADLFGWSQLIYNHITARVNSEQEHFLIVPFGLLYSEVTASSLVKINIQGDVVDRGSTNLGVNQAGFTLHSAIYAARPDVKCIVHIHTPAGAAVSAMKCGLLPISPEALSLGEVAYHDYHGILVDDEEKVVIQKNLGPKSKVLILRNHGLVSVGETVEEAFYYIHNLVLACEIQVRTLASAGGPDNLVLLDPGKYKAKSRSPESPAGEGTVSHPKWQIGEQEFEALMRMLDNLGYRTGYPYRCPALREKTKKYSDVEIPASVTGYSFTSDGESGTCSPLRHSFQKQQREKTRWLNSGRGDDASEEGQNGSSPKSKTKWTKEDGHRTATSTVPNLFVPLNTNPKEVQEMRNKIREQNLQDIKTAGPQSQVLSGVVVDRSLVQGELVTASKAIIEKEYQPKVIVSTTGPNPFNKLTDRELEEYRKEVERKQKGPEEPSEDGRQQKEGSPADHTLARTPPSTPIKIEEETQQDQTYKDDSDAATFKQTLPDLTPDEPSEALSFPPLGKEEGRCDEDVPKSQMESPAVENKEPQSQPAEEPVTPTAEEGTAADAGSDESPGKSPSKKKKKFRTPSFLKKSKKKSDS, encoded by the exons ATGAATGGTGATTCTGGAGTGGGGGTGGTGACTTCACCACCTCCAACAACAGCCCCTCATAAGGAGAGGTATTTTGATCGAGTTGATGAAAATAATCCAGAATATTTGAGAGAAAGGAATATGGCACCTGACCTTCGCCAGGATTTTAACATGATGGAACAGAAGAAGAGAGTCTCCATGATTCTTCAAAGCCCc GCTTTTTGTGAAGAACTGGAATCCATGATCCAGGAACAATTTAAGAAGGGGAAGAACCCAACAGGTTTATTGGCTTTACAGCAGATTGCAGATTTCATGACAACAAATGTACCAAATGTCTACCCTGCCGCACCACAAGGCGGAATGGCTGCATTGAACATGA GTCTTGGCATGGTGACACCAGTGAATGATCTGAGAGGATCAGATTCCATTGCTTATGAGAAAGGGGAGAAGTTGTTACGATGTAAATTGGCAGCTTTCTACAGATTAGCAGATCTCTTTGGCTGGTCTCAGCTTATTTACAATCATATAACA GCCAGAGTAAATTCTGAGCAGGAACACTTCCTCATCGTACCTTTTGGACTCCTCTATAGTGAAGTTACTGCATCCAGTCTG gtTAAAATCAATATTCAGGGAGATGTAGTTGATCGTGGCAGCACTAACTTGGGAGTAAACCAGGCTGGTTTTACTTTGCACTCTGCAATTTATGCAGCTCGACCTGACGTTAAATGCATTGTTCATATTCATACGCCAGCAGGGGCAGCG GTTTCTGCAATGAAGTGTGGTCTCCTGCCAATTTCACCTGAAGCCCTTTCTCTAGGGGAAGTAGCTTATCATGACTACCATGGTATTTTAGTGGACGATGAAGAAAAGGTGGTTATTCAGAAAAATTTGGGGCCTAAAAGCAAG GTCCTTATTCTCAGAAATCATGGTTTAGTATCGGTTGGAGAGACTGTTGAGGAGGCTTTCTACTATATTCATAATCTAGTGCTCGCCTGTGAGATTCAA GTACGTACCCTGGCCAGTGCAGGTGGACCTGACAATTTAGTGCTTTTAGATCCTGGAAAGTATAAAGCCAAGTCTCGTTCACCTGAGTCTCCAGCAGGTGAGGGTACTGTATCCCATCCAAAATGGCAGATTGGCGAACAGGAATTTGAAGCTCTTATGCGAATGCTTGATAATCTG GGTTACAGAACCGGCTATCCATATCGATGCCCTGCTCTGAGAGAGAAAACTAAAAAGTACAGCGATGTTGAGATACCAGCTAGTGTCACAGGTTACTCCTTTACTAGTGATGGCGAATCAGGCACTTGCTCCCCCCTCAGACAcagttttcagaaacagcagcGAGAGAAGACAAGGTGGCTGAACTCTGGCCGAGGGGATGATGCTTCTGAAGAAGGGCAGAATGGCAGCAGTCCCAAGTCGAAGACTAAG TGGACTAAAGAGGATGGACATAGAACTGCCACCTCTACTGTCCCTAACCTGTTTGTTCCATTGAACACCAATCCAAAGGAGGTCCAAGAAATGAGGAACAAG ATCCGAGAGCAAAACTTACAAGATATTAAAACTGCGGGCCCTCAGTCACAGGTTCTTTCTGGGGTAGTTGTGGACAGGAGTCTTGTACAG gGAGAACTGGTGACTGCATCGAAGGCAATAATTGAGAAAGAATATCAACCAAAAGTCATAGTGAGCACAACAGGACCAAATCCCTTCAATAAACTCACTGATCGAGAACTGGAAGAGTATCGCAAAGAAgtagaaagaaagcagaagggacCAGAAG AACCTTCAGAAGATGGCAGACAACAGAAAGAGGGAAGCCCTGCTGATCACACTTTAGCTCGCACTCCTCCCAGTACGCCGATTAAAATAGAGGAAG AGACACAGCAGGACCAGACTTACAAGGATGACAGTGATGCTGCAACTTTCAAGCAAACCCTCCCAGATCTCACCCCTGATGAGCCTTCAGAAGCACTCAGCTTCCCTCCCttaggaaaggaggaagggagatgTGATGAAGATGTGCCCAAAAGCCAAATGGAATCACCCGCAGTGGAAAATAAGGAACCCCAGTCTCAACCTGCTGAAGAGCCAGTAACACCGACAGCTGAGGAGGGGACAGCAGCTGATGCAGGTAGTGATGAATCTCCAGGGAAGTCCCCATcgaaaaagaaaaagaagtttcgcactccttccttcctgaagaagagcaaaaagaagAGTGACTCCTAA
- the ADD1 gene encoding alpha-adducin isoform X14 translates to MNGDSGVGVVTSPPPTTAPHKERYFDRVDENNPEYLRERNMAPDLRQDFNMMEQKKRVSMILQSPAFCEELESMIQEQFKKGKNPTGLLALQQIADFMTTNVPNVYPAAPQGGMAALNMSLGMVTPVNDLRGSDSIAYEKGEKLLRCKLAAFYRLADLFGWSQLIYNHITARVNSEQEHFLIVPFGLLYSEVTASSLVKINIQGDVVDRGSTNLGVNQAGFTLHSAIYAARPDVKCIVHIHTPAGAAVSAMKCGLLPISPEALSLGEVAYHDYHGILVDDEEKVVIQKNLGPKSKVLILRNHGLVSVGETVEEAFYYIHNLVLACEIQVRTLASAGGPDNLVLLDPGKYKAKSRSPESPAGEGTVSHPKWQIGEQEFEALMRMLDNLGYRTGYPYRCPALREKTKKYSDVEIPASVTGYSFTSDGESGTCSPLRHSFQKQQREKTRWLNSGRGDDASEEGQNGSSPKSKTKVWTNITHDHVKPLLQSLSSGVCVPSCITNCLWTKEDGHRTATSTVPNLFVPLNTNPKEVQEMRNKIREQNLQDIKTAGPQSQVLSGVVVDRSLVQGELVTASKAIIEKEYQPKVIVSTTGPNPFNKLTDRELEEYRKEVERKQKGPEEPSEDGRQQKEGSPADHTLARTPPSTPIKIEEGDGYAKEYLLP, encoded by the exons ATGAATGGTGATTCTGGAGTGGGGGTGGTGACTTCACCACCTCCAACAACAGCCCCTCATAAGGAGAGGTATTTTGATCGAGTTGATGAAAATAATCCAGAATATTTGAGAGAAAGGAATATGGCACCTGACCTTCGCCAGGATTTTAACATGATGGAACAGAAGAAGAGAGTCTCCATGATTCTTCAAAGCCCc GCTTTTTGTGAAGAACTGGAATCCATGATCCAGGAACAATTTAAGAAGGGGAAGAACCCAACAGGTTTATTGGCTTTACAGCAGATTGCAGATTTCATGACAACAAATGTACCAAATGTCTACCCTGCCGCACCACAAGGCGGAATGGCTGCATTGAACATGA GTCTTGGCATGGTGACACCAGTGAATGATCTGAGAGGATCAGATTCCATTGCTTATGAGAAAGGGGAGAAGTTGTTACGATGTAAATTGGCAGCTTTCTACAGATTAGCAGATCTCTTTGGCTGGTCTCAGCTTATTTACAATCATATAACA GCCAGAGTAAATTCTGAGCAGGAACACTTCCTCATCGTACCTTTTGGACTCCTCTATAGTGAAGTTACTGCATCCAGTCTG gtTAAAATCAATATTCAGGGAGATGTAGTTGATCGTGGCAGCACTAACTTGGGAGTAAACCAGGCTGGTTTTACTTTGCACTCTGCAATTTATGCAGCTCGACCTGACGTTAAATGCATTGTTCATATTCATACGCCAGCAGGGGCAGCG GTTTCTGCAATGAAGTGTGGTCTCCTGCCAATTTCACCTGAAGCCCTTTCTCTAGGGGAAGTAGCTTATCATGACTACCATGGTATTTTAGTGGACGATGAAGAAAAGGTGGTTATTCAGAAAAATTTGGGGCCTAAAAGCAAG GTCCTTATTCTCAGAAATCATGGTTTAGTATCGGTTGGAGAGACTGTTGAGGAGGCTTTCTACTATATTCATAATCTAGTGCTCGCCTGTGAGATTCAA GTACGTACCCTGGCCAGTGCAGGTGGACCTGACAATTTAGTGCTTTTAGATCCTGGAAAGTATAAAGCCAAGTCTCGTTCACCTGAGTCTCCAGCAGGTGAGGGTACTGTATCCCATCCAAAATGGCAGATTGGCGAACAGGAATTTGAAGCTCTTATGCGAATGCTTGATAATCTG GGTTACAGAACCGGCTATCCATATCGATGCCCTGCTCTGAGAGAGAAAACTAAAAAGTACAGCGATGTTGAGATACCAGCTAGTGTCACAGGTTACTCCTTTACTAGTGATGGCGAATCAGGCACTTGCTCCCCCCTCAGACAcagttttcagaaacagcagcGAGAGAAGACAAGGTGGCTGAACTCTGGCCGAGGGGATGATGCTTCTGAAGAAGGGCAGAATGGCAGCAGTCCCAAGTCGAAGACTAAGGTGTGGACGAACATTACACACGATCACGTGAAACCCTTGCTGCAGTCTCTCTCGTCCGGTGTCTGCGTGCCAAGCTGTATTACCAACTGCTTG TGGACTAAAGAGGATGGACATAGAACTGCCACCTCTACTGTCCCTAACCTGTTTGTTCCATTGAACACCAATCCAAAGGAGGTCCAAGAAATGAGGAACAAG ATCCGAGAGCAAAACTTACAAGATATTAAAACTGCGGGCCCTCAGTCACAGGTTCTTTCTGGGGTAGTTGTGGACAGGAGTCTTGTACAG gGAGAACTGGTGACTGCATCGAAGGCAATAATTGAGAAAGAATATCAACCAAAAGTCATAGTGAGCACAACAGGACCAAATCCCTTCAATAAACTCACTGATCGAGAACTGGAAGAGTATCGCAAAGAAgtagaaagaaagcagaagggacCAGAAG AACCTTCAGAAGATGGCAGACAACAGAAAGAGGGAAGCCCTGCTGATCACACTTTAGCTCGCACTCCTCCCAGTACGCCGATTAAAATAGAGGAAG GAGATGGATATGCTAAAGAGTACCTGTTACCATAG
- the ADD1 gene encoding alpha-adducin isoform X2, giving the protein MNGDSGVGVVTSPPPTTAPHKERYFDRVDENNPEYLRERNMAPDLRQDFNMMEQKKRVSMILQSPAFCEELESMIQEQFKKGKNPTGLLALQQIADFMTTNVPNVYPAAPQGGMAALNMSLGMVTPVNDLRGSDSIAYEKGEKLLRCKLAAFYRLADLFGWSQLIYNHITARVNSEQEHFLIVPFGLLYSEVTASSLVKINIQGDVVDRGSTNLGVNQAGFTLHSAIYAARPDVKCIVHIHTPAGAAVSAMKCGLLPISPEALSLGEVAYHDYHGILVDDEEKVVIQKNLGPKSKVLILRNHGLVSVGETVEEAFYYIHNLVLACEIQVRTLASAGGPDNLVLLDPGKYKAKSRSPESPAGEGTVSHPKWQIGEQEFEALMRMLDNLGYRTGYPYRCPALREKTKKYSDVEIPASVTGYSFTSDGESGTCSPLRHSFQKQQREKTRWLNSGRGDDASEEGQNGSSPKSKTKVWTNITHDHVKPLLQSLSSGVCVPSCITNCLWTKEDGHRTATSTVPNLFVPLNTNPKEVQEMRNKIREQNLQDIKTAGPQSQVLSGVVVDRSLVQDAPLSDCTESIEGLDLTEQAFSPAKSLSVRKGELVTASKAIIEKEYQPKVIVSTTGPNPFNKLTDRELEEYRKEVERKQKGPEDKVSKYGETVLLRQTPAGEQSTLLRNQIISEQNTSDKKSLDLKGRSKTFQGTDTKTLQDRGISSLSKSLDNTQFAAAWVSCQTTQQAITHLNQEEPDGQKSSHKEFHTAVIKALRSSPDLLADASEPSEDGRQQKEGSPADHTLARTPPSTPIKIEEETQQDQTYKDDSDAATFKQTLPDLTPDEPSEALSFPPLGKEEGRCDEDVPKSQMESPAVENKEPQSQPAEEPVTPTAEEGTAADAGSDESPGKSPSKKKKKFRTPSFLKKSKKKSDS; this is encoded by the exons ATGAATGGTGATTCTGGAGTGGGGGTGGTGACTTCACCACCTCCAACAACAGCCCCTCATAAGGAGAGGTATTTTGATCGAGTTGATGAAAATAATCCAGAATATTTGAGAGAAAGGAATATGGCACCTGACCTTCGCCAGGATTTTAACATGATGGAACAGAAGAAGAGAGTCTCCATGATTCTTCAAAGCCCc GCTTTTTGTGAAGAACTGGAATCCATGATCCAGGAACAATTTAAGAAGGGGAAGAACCCAACAGGTTTATTGGCTTTACAGCAGATTGCAGATTTCATGACAACAAATGTACCAAATGTCTACCCTGCCGCACCACAAGGCGGAATGGCTGCATTGAACATGA GTCTTGGCATGGTGACACCAGTGAATGATCTGAGAGGATCAGATTCCATTGCTTATGAGAAAGGGGAGAAGTTGTTACGATGTAAATTGGCAGCTTTCTACAGATTAGCAGATCTCTTTGGCTGGTCTCAGCTTATTTACAATCATATAACA GCCAGAGTAAATTCTGAGCAGGAACACTTCCTCATCGTACCTTTTGGACTCCTCTATAGTGAAGTTACTGCATCCAGTCTG gtTAAAATCAATATTCAGGGAGATGTAGTTGATCGTGGCAGCACTAACTTGGGAGTAAACCAGGCTGGTTTTACTTTGCACTCTGCAATTTATGCAGCTCGACCTGACGTTAAATGCATTGTTCATATTCATACGCCAGCAGGGGCAGCG GTTTCTGCAATGAAGTGTGGTCTCCTGCCAATTTCACCTGAAGCCCTTTCTCTAGGGGAAGTAGCTTATCATGACTACCATGGTATTTTAGTGGACGATGAAGAAAAGGTGGTTATTCAGAAAAATTTGGGGCCTAAAAGCAAG GTCCTTATTCTCAGAAATCATGGTTTAGTATCGGTTGGAGAGACTGTTGAGGAGGCTTTCTACTATATTCATAATCTAGTGCTCGCCTGTGAGATTCAA GTACGTACCCTGGCCAGTGCAGGTGGACCTGACAATTTAGTGCTTTTAGATCCTGGAAAGTATAAAGCCAAGTCTCGTTCACCTGAGTCTCCAGCAGGTGAGGGTACTGTATCCCATCCAAAATGGCAGATTGGCGAACAGGAATTTGAAGCTCTTATGCGAATGCTTGATAATCTG GGTTACAGAACCGGCTATCCATATCGATGCCCTGCTCTGAGAGAGAAAACTAAAAAGTACAGCGATGTTGAGATACCAGCTAGTGTCACAGGTTACTCCTTTACTAGTGATGGCGAATCAGGCACTTGCTCCCCCCTCAGACAcagttttcagaaacagcagcGAGAGAAGACAAGGTGGCTGAACTCTGGCCGAGGGGATGATGCTTCTGAAGAAGGGCAGAATGGCAGCAGTCCCAAGTCGAAGACTAAGGTGTGGACGAACATTACACACGATCACGTGAAACCCTTGCTGCAGTCTCTCTCGTCCGGTGTCTGCGTGCCAAGCTGTATTACCAACTGCTTG TGGACTAAAGAGGATGGACATAGAACTGCCACCTCTACTGTCCCTAACCTGTTTGTTCCATTGAACACCAATCCAAAGGAGGTCCAAGAAATGAGGAACAAG ATCCGAGAGCAAAACTTACAAGATATTAAAACTGCGGGCCCTCAGTCACAGGTTCTTTCTGGGGTAGTTGTGGACAGGAGTCTTGTACAG GATGCTCCCCTCTCAGACTGTACGGAATCTATTGAAGGGCTCGATCTCACAGAGCAGGCCTTTAGTCCCGCTAAATCTCTGTCTGTTAGAAAG gGAGAACTGGTGACTGCATCGAAGGCAATAATTGAGAAAGAATATCAACCAAAAGTCATAGTGAGCACAACAGGACCAAATCCCTTCAATAAACTCACTGATCGAGAACTGGAAGAGTATCGCAAAGAAgtagaaagaaagcagaagggacCAGAAG ATAAGGTATCAAAATATGGAGAGACTGTGTTACTGAGACAGACACCAGCTGGGGAGCAGAGTACATTGCTTAGAAATCAGATCATCAGTGAGCAAAATACGTCAGATAAAAAATCTCTGGATTTGAAAGGCAGATCAAAAACCTTTCAAGGAACAGATACGAAGACTTTACAGGATCGTGGCATTTCATCACTGTCTAAATCATTAGATAACACTCAGTTTGCTGCTGCATGGGTTTCTTGTCAGACCACGCAGCAAGCCATCACACATCTTAACCAAGAAGAGCCAGATGGGCAGAAGTCCTCCCATAAGGAATTTCATACTGCAGTGATCAAAGCATTAAGGTCCAGTCCTGACCTTTTGGCTGATGCCTCAG AACCTTCAGAAGATGGCAGACAACAGAAAGAGGGAAGCCCTGCTGATCACACTTTAGCTCGCACTCCTCCCAGTACGCCGATTAAAATAGAGGAAG AGACACAGCAGGACCAGACTTACAAGGATGACAGTGATGCTGCAACTTTCAAGCAAACCCTCCCAGATCTCACCCCTGATGAGCCTTCAGAAGCACTCAGCTTCCCTCCCttaggaaaggaggaagggagatgTGATGAAGATGTGCCCAAAAGCCAAATGGAATCACCCGCAGTGGAAAATAAGGAACCCCAGTCTCAACCTGCTGAAGAGCCAGTAACACCGACAGCTGAGGAGGGGACAGCAGCTGATGCAGGTAGTGATGAATCTCCAGGGAAGTCCCCATcgaaaaagaaaaagaagtttcgcactccttccttcctgaagaagagcaaaaagaagAGTGACTCCTAA
- the ADD1 gene encoding alpha-adducin isoform X15 codes for MNGDSGVGVVTSPPPTTAPHKERYFDRVDENNPEYLRERNMAPDLRQDFNMMEQKKRVSMILQSPAFCEELESMIQEQFKKGKNPTGLLALQQIADFMTTNVPNVYPAAPQGGMAALNMSLGMVTPVNDLRGSDSIAYEKGEKLLRCKLAAFYRLADLFGWSQLIYNHITARVNSEQEHFLIVPFGLLYSEVTASSLVKINIQGDVVDRGSTNLGVNQAGFTLHSAIYAARPDVKCIVHIHTPAGAAVSAMKCGLLPISPEALSLGEVAYHDYHGILVDDEEKVVIQKNLGPKSKVLILRNHGLVSVGETVEEAFYYIHNLVLACEIQVRTLASAGGPDNLVLLDPGKYKAKSRSPESPAGEGTVSHPKWQIGEQEFEALMRMLDNLGYRTGYPYRCPALREKTKKYSDVEIPASVTGYSFTSDGESGTCSPLRHSFQKQQREKTRWLNSGRGDDASEEGQNGSSPKSKTKWTKEDGHRTATSTVPNLFVPLNTNPKEVQEMRNKIREQNLQDIKTAGPQSQVLSGVVVDRSLVQDAPLSDCTESIEGLDLTEQAFSPAKSLSVRKGELVTASKAIIEKEYQPKVIVSTTGPNPFNKLTDRELEEYRKEVERKQKGPEEPSEDGRQQKEGSPADHTLARTPPSTPIKIEEGDGYAKEYLLP; via the exons ATGAATGGTGATTCTGGAGTGGGGGTGGTGACTTCACCACCTCCAACAACAGCCCCTCATAAGGAGAGGTATTTTGATCGAGTTGATGAAAATAATCCAGAATATTTGAGAGAAAGGAATATGGCACCTGACCTTCGCCAGGATTTTAACATGATGGAACAGAAGAAGAGAGTCTCCATGATTCTTCAAAGCCCc GCTTTTTGTGAAGAACTGGAATCCATGATCCAGGAACAATTTAAGAAGGGGAAGAACCCAACAGGTTTATTGGCTTTACAGCAGATTGCAGATTTCATGACAACAAATGTACCAAATGTCTACCCTGCCGCACCACAAGGCGGAATGGCTGCATTGAACATGA GTCTTGGCATGGTGACACCAGTGAATGATCTGAGAGGATCAGATTCCATTGCTTATGAGAAAGGGGAGAAGTTGTTACGATGTAAATTGGCAGCTTTCTACAGATTAGCAGATCTCTTTGGCTGGTCTCAGCTTATTTACAATCATATAACA GCCAGAGTAAATTCTGAGCAGGAACACTTCCTCATCGTACCTTTTGGACTCCTCTATAGTGAAGTTACTGCATCCAGTCTG gtTAAAATCAATATTCAGGGAGATGTAGTTGATCGTGGCAGCACTAACTTGGGAGTAAACCAGGCTGGTTTTACTTTGCACTCTGCAATTTATGCAGCTCGACCTGACGTTAAATGCATTGTTCATATTCATACGCCAGCAGGGGCAGCG GTTTCTGCAATGAAGTGTGGTCTCCTGCCAATTTCACCTGAAGCCCTTTCTCTAGGGGAAGTAGCTTATCATGACTACCATGGTATTTTAGTGGACGATGAAGAAAAGGTGGTTATTCAGAAAAATTTGGGGCCTAAAAGCAAG GTCCTTATTCTCAGAAATCATGGTTTAGTATCGGTTGGAGAGACTGTTGAGGAGGCTTTCTACTATATTCATAATCTAGTGCTCGCCTGTGAGATTCAA GTACGTACCCTGGCCAGTGCAGGTGGACCTGACAATTTAGTGCTTTTAGATCCTGGAAAGTATAAAGCCAAGTCTCGTTCACCTGAGTCTCCAGCAGGTGAGGGTACTGTATCCCATCCAAAATGGCAGATTGGCGAACAGGAATTTGAAGCTCTTATGCGAATGCTTGATAATCTG GGTTACAGAACCGGCTATCCATATCGATGCCCTGCTCTGAGAGAGAAAACTAAAAAGTACAGCGATGTTGAGATACCAGCTAGTGTCACAGGTTACTCCTTTACTAGTGATGGCGAATCAGGCACTTGCTCCCCCCTCAGACAcagttttcagaaacagcagcGAGAGAAGACAAGGTGGCTGAACTCTGGCCGAGGGGATGATGCTTCTGAAGAAGGGCAGAATGGCAGCAGTCCCAAGTCGAAGACTAAG TGGACTAAAGAGGATGGACATAGAACTGCCACCTCTACTGTCCCTAACCTGTTTGTTCCATTGAACACCAATCCAAAGGAGGTCCAAGAAATGAGGAACAAG ATCCGAGAGCAAAACTTACAAGATATTAAAACTGCGGGCCCTCAGTCACAGGTTCTTTCTGGGGTAGTTGTGGACAGGAGTCTTGTACAG GATGCTCCCCTCTCAGACTGTACGGAATCTATTGAAGGGCTCGATCTCACAGAGCAGGCCTTTAGTCCCGCTAAATCTCTGTCTGTTAGAAAG gGAGAACTGGTGACTGCATCGAAGGCAATAATTGAGAAAGAATATCAACCAAAAGTCATAGTGAGCACAACAGGACCAAATCCCTTCAATAAACTCACTGATCGAGAACTGGAAGAGTATCGCAAAGAAgtagaaagaaagcagaagggacCAGAAG AACCTTCAGAAGATGGCAGACAACAGAAAGAGGGAAGCCCTGCTGATCACACTTTAGCTCGCACTCCTCCCAGTACGCCGATTAAAATAGAGGAAG GAGATGGATATGCTAAAGAGTACCTGTTACCATAG